One genomic window of Bradyrhizobium sp. B124 includes the following:
- a CDS encoding TetR/AcrR family transcriptional regulator, translating to MSWRKDQGRAERGYHHGNLKEALLQAALDLISKKGPAGFTFADAARMAGVSPAAPYRHFRDRDELIASIAQRGFEQFEALLTQAWDDGRPDTVSAFERVGKAYLAFAREEPAFYSAMFESGLPVDSNPTLMAASERAFAIIRAAAERLAALAPPGTPRPPAMMMALHIWSMSHGVASLFGRGDAARRKLPMSPEDLLEAEVLIYLRGLGFLTDRKPGTAAAAEEPAGDRSGPWGKPK from the coding sequence ATGAGCTGGCGCAAGGACCAAGGCCGCGCCGAGCGCGGCTATCATCACGGCAATCTCAAAGAGGCGTTGCTGCAGGCAGCCCTCGACCTGATCTCGAAGAAGGGGCCGGCCGGCTTCACCTTCGCCGACGCCGCGCGCATGGCCGGCGTCAGCCCCGCTGCGCCCTACCGCCACTTCCGCGACCGTGACGAACTGATCGCCAGCATCGCACAGCGCGGCTTCGAGCAGTTCGAGGCGCTCTTGACGCAGGCCTGGGACGACGGTCGCCCCGACACCGTCTCGGCGTTCGAGCGGGTCGGCAAGGCCTATCTCGCCTTCGCGCGCGAGGAGCCCGCGTTCTACTCCGCGATGTTCGAATCCGGCCTGCCGGTCGATTCCAATCCGACCTTGATGGCGGCAAGCGAACGCGCGTTCGCGATCATCCGCGCCGCCGCCGAGCGGCTCGCGGCGCTGGCGCCGCCCGGCACACCGCGCCCGCCGGCGATGATGATGGCGCTGCATATCTGGTCGATGTCGCACGGCGTCGCCTCGCTGTTCGGCCGCGGCGATGCCGCGCGGCGCAAGCTGCCGATGTCGCCGGAGGATCTGCTCGAGGCCGAAGTGCTGATCTATCTGCGCGGCCTTGGCTTCCTCACCGATCGCAAGCCGGGAACCGCGGCAGCCGCCGAAGAGCCGGCCGGCGACAGATCCGGCCCGTGGGGCAAGCCGAAATAA
- a CDS encoding DUF2852 domain-containing protein, protein MAYTADVNRWRGPVEEPYRPHFYATPWHPLKIAGIILGFMIWWPIGLALLFFTLGSRKMACWSHYDQDRWANKMERMQDKMERMKSRMERRGFPFGGFGPPTSGNRAFDEYRQDTLRRLEEEQVEFKNFLDRLRHAKDKEEFDAFMAQHKTRPTPPNDQPPQS, encoded by the coding sequence ATGGCCTACACCGCAGATGTCAATCGCTGGCGCGGCCCCGTCGAAGAGCCCTACCGTCCACACTTCTACGCGACGCCGTGGCATCCCCTGAAGATCGCCGGGATCATCCTCGGCTTCATGATCTGGTGGCCGATCGGCCTCGCCCTTCTCTTTTTCACACTCGGGAGCAGAAAAATGGCCTGTTGGAGTCACTACGATCAGGATCGCTGGGCGAACAAGATGGAGCGCATGCAGGACAAGATGGAGCGGATGAAGAGCCGCATGGAGCGCCGCGGCTTCCCGTTCGGCGGCTTCGGCCCGCCCACCAGCGGCAACCGCGCCTTCGACGAGTACCGCCAGGACACGCTGCGCCGGCTCGAGGAAGAGCAGGTCGAGTTCAAGAACTTCCTCGATCGCCTGCGCCACGCCAAGGACAAGGAAGAGTTCGACGCCTTCATGGCGCAGCACAAGACCCGTCCGACCCCGCCGAACGATCAGCCGCCGCAGAGCTGA
- a CDS encoding serine acetyltransferase: MAVQATASPQDLWLAIRREAEAAVVADRFLEASAAFILDQGDLGGALAFLIGRAICRAEADRVQFMRTAREAFAAEPALVDAAATDLVSIVRRDPAITGLLPPFLNFKGYVALQAWRVSNWLWRHDRPDLSLLMQSAAADQLQISIHPSARIGTAVFLDHGTGIIIGALASVGDEVTILQNVTIARHQDDPRHAPTIGRGVLLSAGATVIGNLSVGDFAKVGAGALVTSDVPAGCTAVGVPARLTNCAEAGAPGA; encoded by the coding sequence ATGGCGGTGCAGGCGACGGCGAGTCCTCAAGATCTCTGGCTTGCGATCCGGCGCGAGGCGGAGGCTGCTGTTGTCGCCGATCGCTTTCTCGAGGCCTCGGCTGCCTTCATCCTCGATCAGGGCGATCTCGGCGGCGCGCTCGCCTTCCTGATCGGCCGGGCTATCTGCCGCGCGGAAGCCGATCGCGTGCAGTTCATGCGGACCGCCCGCGAAGCGTTCGCGGCCGAGCCTGCGCTGGTCGATGCCGCGGCCACCGATCTGGTGTCGATCGTGCGCCGCGACCCGGCGATCACGGGCTTGTTGCCGCCGTTCTTGAACTTCAAGGGCTACGTCGCGCTGCAAGCCTGGCGGGTGTCGAACTGGCTGTGGCGCCACGATCGCCCCGACCTTTCGCTGTTGATGCAGAGTGCGGCGGCGGACCAGTTGCAGATCAGCATTCACCCGTCGGCCCGGATCGGAACGGCGGTTTTCCTCGATCACGGCACCGGCATCATCATCGGCGCGTTGGCTTCCGTCGGCGACGAGGTCACGATCCTGCAGAACGTCACCATCGCGCGGCATCAGGATGACCCGCGCCACGCACCGACGATCGGCCGCGGCGTGCTGCTCAGCGCCGGCGCAACGGTGATCGGAAACCTTTCTGTCGGCGACTTCGCCAAGGTCGGCGCCGGTGCGCTGGTGACGTCGGATGTGCCGGCCGGCTGCACCGCCGTCGGCGTCCCCGCGCGGCTGACCAATTGCGCCGAGGCGGGTGCGCCTGGAGCATGA
- a CDS encoding haloacid dehalogenase type II translates to MAAMTGIQPAGAAPWRDEIRAIAFDVQGTCVDFYQPILRAGQAVNAAKGLALDWAKLSSEWRDLYRAALDDVIAGKRPWIRVDRIYREALDVLLDRHGLSEAFSSDERDELNTVWSKLDAWPDSVEGLARLRSRFVTSTLSNAGMAAVVAVVKHAKLPFDAVLTAELARSYKPSPAVYQLAVDYLGYPADKILMVACHKYDLKAAGAFGMRTAFVARPLEFGPAAKVDVAPESWIDLHADSFTQLADMLVPA, encoded by the coding sequence ATGGCCGCGATGACGGGGATACAGCCGGCGGGCGCCGCGCCATGGCGCGATGAGATCCGCGCCATCGCCTTCGACGTCCAGGGCACATGCGTCGACTTCTATCAGCCGATCCTGCGTGCGGGGCAGGCCGTCAATGCCGCGAAGGGGCTTGCGCTCGACTGGGCCAAACTCTCGAGCGAATGGCGCGATCTTTATCGTGCCGCGCTCGACGACGTGATCGCCGGCAAGCGCCCTTGGATTCGGGTCGACCGCATCTATCGCGAGGCGCTGGATGTGCTGCTCGATCGCCACGGCCTCTCGGAGGCCTTCTCCAGCGACGAGCGCGACGAACTGAACACGGTGTGGAGCAAGCTCGACGCGTGGCCCGACAGTGTCGAAGGCCTTGCACGTCTGCGCAGCCGGTTCGTGACCTCGACCTTGTCAAATGCCGGCATGGCCGCCGTGGTGGCGGTGGTCAAGCATGCCAAGCTGCCATTCGACGCCGTGCTGACCGCGGAGCTTGCACGCAGCTACAAGCCATCACCCGCGGTGTATCAGCTCGCCGTCGACTACCTCGGTTATCCCGCCGACAAGATCCTGATGGTCGCCTGCCACAAATACGACCTGAAGGCGGCCGGCGCCTTCGGCATGCGCACTGCGTTCGTCGCCCGTCCGCTGGAGTTCGGGCCGGCGGCGAAGGTCGACGTCGCGCCGGAATCCTGGATCGACCTCCACGCGGACAGTTTTACGCAACTCGCCGATATGCTCGTGCCGGCGTGA
- a CDS encoding tartrate dehydrogenase has protein sequence MRTHSIAAIPADGIGPEVISAGVRVLQALAERSGDISFNVKTFDWGSDYYKKHGVMMPADGLKDLKNFDAIYFGAVGAPDVPDHITLWGLRLPICQGFDQYANVRPTKILPGVASPLRNVGVGDLDWVIVRENSEGEYAGMGGRAHRGLPEEVGTEVAVFTRVGVTRIMRYAFQLAQSRPRKFLTVVTKSNAQRHGMVMWDEIAAEVAKEFPDVTWDKMLVDAMTVRMTLHPKSLDTIVATNLHADILSDLAGALAGSLGVAPTGNIDPQRRFPSMFEPIHGSAFDITGKGIANPVATFWTGAQMLEHLGEKDAAARLMAAVERVCAAGVLTPDVGGKATTKEVTDAVIDAIHGSNV, from the coding sequence ATGCGTACCCATTCCATCGCCGCCATTCCCGCCGACGGCATCGGCCCCGAAGTGATCTCGGCGGGTGTCCGCGTGCTTCAGGCACTGGCCGAGCGCAGCGGCGACATCAGCTTCAACGTCAAGACCTTCGACTGGGGCTCGGACTATTACAAGAAGCACGGCGTGATGATGCCGGCCGACGGGCTCAAAGACCTGAAGAATTTCGACGCGATCTATTTCGGTGCGGTCGGCGCGCCCGACGTGCCCGATCACATCACGCTGTGGGGCCTTCGGTTGCCGATCTGCCAGGGCTTTGACCAGTACGCCAATGTGCGGCCGACCAAGATCCTGCCCGGCGTCGCCTCGCCGCTGCGCAATGTCGGCGTCGGCGATCTCGACTGGGTGATCGTGCGCGAGAATTCCGAGGGTGAATATGCCGGCATGGGCGGACGTGCGCACCGCGGCCTGCCGGAAGAGGTCGGCACGGAAGTGGCTGTCTTCACCCGGGTCGGCGTGACGCGGATCATGCGCTACGCGTTCCAGCTTGCGCAGTCGCGGCCGCGCAAATTTCTCACCGTGGTGACCAAGTCGAACGCGCAGCGCCACGGCATGGTGATGTGGGACGAGATCGCCGCCGAGGTCGCCAAGGAATTCCCCGACGTGACCTGGGACAAGATGCTGGTCGACGCCATGACGGTGCGGATGACGCTGCATCCGAAGAGCCTCGACACCATCGTGGCAACCAATTTGCACGCCGACATCCTGTCTGATCTCGCAGGTGCCCTGGCCGGCAGCCTCGGCGTCGCGCCGACCGGCAATATCGATCCGCAGCGCCGCTTCCCCTCGATGTTCGAGCCGATCCACGGCTCGGCCTTCGACATCACTGGCAAGGGTATCGCCAACCCGGTCGCGACCTTCTGGACCGGCGCGCAGATGCTGGAGCATCTCGGCGAAAAGGACGCCGCCGCGCGCCTGATGGCCGCGGTCGAGAGGGTGTGCGCGGCCGGCGTGCTGACGCCCGATGTCGGCGGCAAGGCGACGACCAAGGAAGTGACCGACGCCGTGATCGACGCGATCCATGGATCGAATGTGTGA
- a CDS encoding MFS transporter, producing the protein MESELGTRVLRKISLRIVPFIMLLYFVAFIDRVNIGFASLTMNKDIGLSPTVYGFGAGIFFWGYFLFEVPSNIILHKIGARIWIARVMITWGLVSAAMALVQGATSFYVLRFLLGAAEAGFFPGIILYLSYWFPARQRAAVTALFMAAAPLSTVLGSPVSGALLEMDGLFGFKGWQWLFVLEAVPAVLLGFVVLGFLTDRPEQARWLADDERAWLVKTMKAENDGKASTASHSIWRGLADPRVLALALVYFGTSAGLYTLGVWAPQIIKAFGLSSLQVGSLNAVPATIAVIAMILWARHSDRTGERTWHVVIACLIAAAGLALAGLWTGLAAVIAALTLVNIGISSSKPPLWSMPTMFLSGSAAAAGIATINSIGNLGGFVGPAMIGWIKERTGSFEGGLYFVAGLLVLSAVLTLLLSRAQSAPAPAEPQPNPVRTR; encoded by the coding sequence ATGGAAAGCGAGCTTGGCACGCGCGTGTTGCGCAAGATCTCACTGCGCATCGTGCCGTTCATCATGCTGCTGTACTTCGTGGCCTTCATCGACCGCGTCAATATCGGCTTCGCGTCGCTCACGATGAACAAGGACATCGGCCTGTCGCCGACGGTCTATGGCTTCGGCGCCGGTATCTTCTTCTGGGGCTACTTCCTGTTCGAGGTGCCCTCCAACATCATCCTGCACAAGATCGGCGCGCGGATCTGGATCGCGCGGGTGATGATCACCTGGGGCCTGGTCTCGGCGGCGATGGCGCTGGTGCAGGGCGCGACCAGCTTCTACGTGCTGCGCTTCCTGCTCGGCGCCGCGGAGGCCGGCTTCTTCCCCGGCATCATCCTCTACCTCTCCTACTGGTTCCCGGCGCGGCAGCGCGCCGCCGTCACCGCGCTGTTCATGGCCGCCGCGCCGCTCTCGACCGTGCTCGGCTCGCCGGTGTCGGGCGCGTTGCTGGAGATGGACGGCCTGTTCGGCTTCAAGGGCTGGCAATGGCTGTTCGTGCTGGAGGCGGTGCCTGCCGTGCTGCTCGGCTTCGTCGTGCTCGGCTTCCTGACCGACCGGCCGGAGCAGGCCAGATGGCTTGCCGACGACGAACGCGCCTGGCTGGTCAAGACCATGAAGGCGGAGAACGACGGCAAGGCTTCGACCGCGAGCCACAGCATCTGGCGCGGGCTCGCCGATCCGCGCGTGCTGGCGCTGGCGCTGGTCTATTTCGGCACTTCGGCCGGGCTCTACACACTTGGCGTTTGGGCGCCGCAGATCATCAAGGCGTTCGGCCTGTCGTCTCTGCAGGTCGGCTCCCTCAACGCGGTGCCGGCAACCATCGCCGTGATCGCGATGATCCTGTGGGCGCGGCATTCCGACCGCACCGGCGAACGCACTTGGCACGTCGTGATCGCCTGCCTGATCGCGGCGGCGGGCCTCGCGCTTGCCGGGCTATGGACCGGCCTCGCCGCCGTGATCGCGGCGCTGACCTTGGTCAATATCGGCATCTCTTCGTCGAAGCCGCCGCTGTGGAGCATGCCGACCATGTTCCTGTCGGGCTCGGCCGCCGCGGCCGGCATCGCCACCATCAACTCGATCGGCAATCTCGGCGGCTTCGTCGGCCCCGCGATGATCGGCTGGATCAAGGAGCGCACCGGCAGTTTCGAGGGCGGTCTCTATTTCGTCGCTGGCCTGCTGGTGCTGTCAGCCGTGCTCACGCTGCTGCTGTCGCGCGCGCAGAGCGCGCCCGCGCCGGCCGAACCACAACCCAATCCCGTGCGAACCCGCTAA